The following are encoded in a window of Esox lucius isolate fEsoLuc1 chromosome 14, fEsoLuc1.pri, whole genome shotgun sequence genomic DNA:
- the LOC105027070 gene encoding reticulon-4 receptor: protein MKSVSIRVGELYFLVIWLQSVPRIKGGVDGCPMPCICHSEPRPTLACQQQGLHSIPTEIPVHSQRIFLQNNKLTVVRSTSFSSCRNLTVLWLYSNNISHIEAGAFDGLERLEELDIGDNDLRIISPTAFRGLSRLHTLHLHRCGLSELPVGVFRGLFSLQHLYLQDNSLITLHDDTFLDLANLTYLFLHNNKIQTVTDHMLRGLVSLDRLLLHQNRVTFIQRNAFQDLHKLTTLFLFFNNLTVLTGETMDSLGSLQYLRLNGNQWICDCRARTLWNWFKGFKGSSSELECHVPDRLAGKDLKRLKSPDLEGCYDSSHHTWISVFSSKTGSEKLTTENPLRGGIPRCCLSENDKSFIISSKGLPDLSSYNSRQFTNNPLKEKENISKTKLLEDDPNKPQNKQSLNDGPGGKLNNDLDQSSEDIDPSSDTENKKRCTKENMSDPLCLKSQGCSISVWRIIFLPVFWLLHVSWLAFDFC from the coding sequence TTGGCGAACTCTACTTTCTGGTAATCTGGCTTCAGTCAGTGCCTCGGATAAAGGGTGGGGTGGATGGTTGCCCCATGCCTTGCATATGCCACAGCGAGCCACGTCCGACCCTGGCCTGCCAGCAGCAGGGTCTCCACTCCATTCCCACAGAGATCCCTGTCCATAGCCAACGCATCTTCCTCCAGAACAACAAGCTGACCGTGGTACGCTCCACCAGCTTCAGCTCCTGCAGGAACCTCACTGTGCTCTGGCTCTACTCCAACAACATCAGTCACATCGAGGCCGGGGCCTTCGATGGCCTGGAGAGGTTGGAGGAACTGGACATAGGGGACAATGACCTGAGGATCATCAGCCCAACGGCTTTCAGAGGCCTTTCCAGACTGCACACACTGCACCTGCACAGGTGTGGCTTGTCTGAGCTGCCTGTGGGTGTTTTCAGGGGACTCTTTTCTCTGCAGCACCTTTATCTCCAGGACAACAGCTTAATCACTCTCCACGATGACACATTTCTGGACCTGGCCAACCTGACCTACTTGTTCCTCCACAACAACAAGATACAAACTGTGACGGATCACATGCTGCGAGGCTTAGTCAGCCTGGACCGATTGCTACTGCATCAGAATCGAGTGACATTCATCCAGCGAAATGCGTTTCAAGACCTGCACAAGCTGAccactttgtttttgttcttcaaTAATTTAACGGTGCTGACTGGAGAGACCATGGACTCACTGGGGTCCCTCCAGTACCTGCGTCTGAATGGGAACCAGTGGATCTGTGACTGCCGGGCCAGAACCCTTTGGAACTGGTTCAAGGGCTTCAAAGGTTCTAGTTCAGAGCTTGAATGCCATGTTCCAGACAGACTGGCTGGAAAGGACCTGAAACGGCTAAAGAGCCCTGACCTTGAAGGTTGTTATGACAGCTCTCACCACACTTGGATCAGTGTGTTCAGTTCCAAGACAGGATCTGAAAAACTCACTACAGAGAATCCGCTTCGGGGTGGTATTCCAAGGTGCTGCCTCTCAGAAAACGACAAGTCCTTTATAATCTCCAGTAAAGGTTTACCTGATTTATCATCTTACAACAGCAGACAATTCACCAACAATCCtctgaaggagaaagagaacatctccaaaactaaGCTGTTGGAAGATGACCCTAACAAACCTCAGAACAAACAAAGTCTGAATGATGGCCCAGGGGGAAAGTTAAATAACGACCTGGACCAGTCTTCTGAAGATATAGACCCTTCTAGtgacactgaaaataaaaaaaggtgtACAAAAGAGAACATGTCAGACCCTCTTTGTCTGAAGTCCCAAGGATGTTCAATTTCAGTTTGGAGGATTATATTTCTTCCTGTGTTTTGGCTTCTTCATGTGTCTTGGCTAGCCTTTGACTTCTGTTAA